The Arenicella xantha genome window below encodes:
- a CDS encoding formyltetrahydrofolate deformylase, whose protein sequence is MTPTIFGNPHGEFMPFATVDSNNQNLASLLFSCVDQVGIIAALANYFSERDLNISRYAEYTDDGHFFSRLEWPMNDRWEDESAFEVEFASMAAHYNARFDVRFMSQQQTIGLFASKQPHALIEILNKYEANFFPNIEVSFIIGNYQPMQKIADRHGIPFFFVPTDGDTAAYERKQLDIVHRYKPDYLGLARYMKVLSENFIDTAGCPIINIHHSFLPSFVGAKPYQMAYDRGVKLIGATSHFVTAELDQGPIIEQDVARVAPGASVQDMVKMGRDIEQKVFAHALLKVLEHKAIVHKNRTIIFN, encoded by the coding sequence ATGACGCCCACTATTTTTGGTAACCCTCATGGCGAGTTTATGCCTTTTGCGACTGTAGATTCTAACAATCAAAACCTTGCGTCATTGCTGTTTAGCTGCGTGGATCAAGTGGGTATTATTGCCGCTCTCGCGAATTATTTTTCTGAGCGTGATCTCAATATATCGCGTTATGCGGAATACACCGATGATGGTCATTTCTTCTCTCGTCTGGAATGGCCTATGAATGACCGATGGGAGGATGAGTCAGCCTTCGAGGTTGAATTTGCGAGTATGGCTGCGCATTATAACGCTCGTTTCGATGTGCGCTTTATGAGCCAACAACAAACCATTGGTTTGTTTGCTTCGAAGCAACCGCATGCTTTGATCGAAATTCTCAATAAATATGAGGCAAATTTCTTTCCTAATATTGAGGTGTCGTTCATCATTGGCAATTATCAGCCGATGCAAAAAATCGCCGACCGGCATGGTATACCATTTTTCTTCGTGCCTACCGATGGTGATACTGCAGCGTACGAGCGTAAGCAGTTAGATATCGTACATCGCTATAAGCCAGATTACTTAGGCTTAGCCCGGTATATGAAAGTGTTAAGCGAGAATTTCATCGATACTGCGGGCTGTCCAATTATCAATATTCACCATTCCTTTTTGCCTTCTTTTGTTGGAGCTAAGCCTTACCAGATGGCTTATGATCGAGGTGTTAAGTTGATCGGTGCTACGTCACATTTCGTTACAGCCGAATTAGATCAAGGGCCAATTATTGAACAAGATGTTGCACGTGTCGCGCCGGGAGCATCAGTGCAAGACATGGTTAAGATGGGGCGAGATATTGAGCAAAAGGTGTTCGCTCACGCGCTTTTGAAAGTGCTAGAACACAAAGCGATTGTGCATAAAAACCGCACCATTATTTTTAACTAA
- a CDS encoding sensor histidine kinase: protein MQNRPPSTSIRQLLALAYMVIAIPAITFVLFAARAIDYRIEEAQASFVDGDRFTVAITPRNTWFIAVGQTLREINAPFSLSPKVNLDSHQNIKVALSLSDVRTAVLYIWCLILLVGALVIWWLSIKLKRPLDELNSAIDSLARDDLDKAVLITGASNFQTMGSKLDKLRLRLRHSDAQKTQFLRHISHEIKTPLTSIKEGSTLLQEDMLGPINAEQREVANILVRSSLELQSAIENLLDYSAAIAASNIRRRDSTNLAELTRRAVEKHALQIKQKQLDVNLELQAITHEVDPSQILTVFENLVSNAIKHSPSGGQIDISLHALRPRKIEFLIKDQGPGINPAQKDAIFQAFFVGDQATNTTLKGTGLGLSIAKQYVEAHEGSIQALETRNGATFRVVLTQ, encoded by the coding sequence ATGCAAAACCGACCACCATCCACCTCTATTCGTCAATTACTCGCACTGGCCTACATGGTAATTGCGATACCCGCTATCACGTTCGTATTATTTGCGGCACGCGCAATTGATTATCGAATCGAAGAAGCGCAAGCCAGCTTTGTCGACGGCGATCGCTTTACCGTTGCCATTACCCCAAGGAACACATGGTTTATTGCGGTAGGCCAAACACTGCGCGAGATCAACGCGCCGTTTTCTTTATCACCAAAGGTGAACTTAGACAGCCATCAGAATATTAAAGTAGCGCTTAGCTTGTCCGATGTCCGCACCGCCGTGCTGTATATCTGGTGTCTTATCTTATTGGTCGGCGCCCTAGTCATCTGGTGGCTAAGCATCAAACTCAAACGCCCCCTCGACGAATTGAACTCAGCGATCGATTCACTCGCCCGTGACGACCTCGACAAAGCAGTGCTTATAACCGGTGCCAGCAACTTTCAAACAATGGGCAGCAAGCTGGATAAGCTACGCTTACGTTTACGTCATAGTGATGCGCAAAAGACTCAGTTTTTGCGTCATATATCTCATGAAATCAAAACACCACTAACTTCCATTAAAGAGGGCTCAACGCTGCTGCAAGAAGACATGCTTGGCCCCATCAACGCTGAGCAGCGAGAAGTAGCTAATATTTTAGTCAGAAGCAGCCTCGAGCTACAATCGGCGATCGAAAACCTACTCGACTACAGCGCGGCGATTGCCGCTAGCAACATACGGCGACGAGACTCCACCAACTTGGCCGAACTGACCCGCCGTGCAGTCGAAAAACATGCATTACAAATCAAACAAAAACAATTAGACGTAAACCTAGAATTACAAGCAATAACTCACGAGGTCGACCCGTCACAGATCTTGACGGTGTTCGAAAACTTGGTATCCAACGCCATAAAACACTCACCTTCGGGCGGCCAAATAGACATATCTTTGCACGCCCTACGACCGAGAAAAATCGAGTTCCTCATTAAAGATCAAGGTCCCGGCATTAACCCTGCTCAGAAAGATGCAATTTTCCAAGCCTTCTTTGTTGGCGACCAAGCAACCAACACCACATTAAAAGGAACCGGTTTGGGCTTATCAATTGCGAAACAATACGTAGAAGCGCATGAAGGCAGCATTCAGGCGTTGGAGACTCGAAACGGCGCCACATTTAGAGTAGTCTTAACTCAATAA
- a CDS encoding response regulator, with amino-acid sequence MPIAKKHRNNELQRTHHAKVLLVDDNADLLKLISLRLKPLKFELKTATSAEEAISILALWRADLVVTDLQMGGISGMELFEHIHSRHPVLPVIILTAHGTIPDAVAATQSGVASYLTKPFDSDTLVRQIQSSLLASGYVADTVTRSECNSWRQHIVTKNPAMETLLSHVAELANSDDVVLFEGEHGTGKEELARALHARSDRADKPLISISFDSAPEEDLEAEMFGRVGGQSEQQQEKLGALMRADGGAILMTDFVGVSAKFLKRLLVAWHAQQATPVNSDQAYKFDVRVLCTTTRIGKFGQNQESLWQMGPKLEFTTLAVPSLDERREDIPLIASHCLNNLKGKSDYQFSNKAIQLLLNADWPGNIRQLINVVKQCANLSNTKIISDTLVKTRIDYNEDSLPPLSNAHRDFEREYLVEVLKRTNGNVTRAADLAQRNRTEFHRLLNKHKIEAKSFRQNP; translated from the coding sequence ATGCCAATAGCTAAGAAACACCGCAATAACGAGCTCCAGCGCACCCATCATGCCAAAGTGCTGCTGGTCGACGACAATGCTGACTTGTTGAAGCTGATTTCATTACGCTTGAAGCCGCTAAAGTTTGAGCTAAAAACAGCCACTTCAGCGGAAGAAGCCATCAGCATTTTAGCGCTTTGGCGGGCTGACTTAGTGGTGACTGATCTGCAAATGGGCGGTATCAGCGGCATGGAGTTATTCGAACACATCCATTCCAGACACCCAGTATTGCCGGTCATCATTCTTACCGCTCACGGCACTATTCCGGATGCAGTCGCCGCCACCCAATCTGGGGTTGCCAGCTATTTAACCAAACCGTTCGACAGCGATACGCTGGTTCGCCAAATACAGTCATCCCTGCTCGCCAGCGGCTATGTAGCCGATACCGTAACCCGGTCAGAATGTAATTCATGGCGGCAGCATATCGTGACAAAAAATCCAGCAATGGAAACACTTCTCAGTCATGTAGCCGAGTTAGCAAATTCTGACGATGTCGTCCTGTTCGAAGGCGAACACGGAACCGGCAAAGAAGAATTGGCGCGAGCTTTACATGCCCGCAGTGACCGCGCGGATAAACCACTAATCTCCATTTCATTTGATTCCGCACCGGAAGAAGACCTCGAAGCCGAAATGTTTGGTCGAGTGGGCGGACAATCTGAGCAACAGCAAGAAAAGCTCGGGGCATTAATGCGCGCAGATGGTGGCGCGATCCTGATGACTGACTTCGTCGGAGTATCAGCGAAATTTTTAAAACGTCTACTGGTGGCGTGGCACGCCCAACAGGCCACTCCCGTTAACTCTGACCAGGCGTATAAGTTTGACGTACGGGTACTGTGTACTACCACGCGCATTGGCAAGTTTGGTCAAAACCAAGAATCTCTATGGCAGATGGGACCCAAGCTTGAGTTCACGACCTTGGCGGTGCCATCGCTGGACGAGCGGCGCGAAGACATTCCACTTATCGCGAGCCATTGCCTCAACAATTTAAAGGGGAAATCCGACTACCAATTCTCAAACAAAGCCATTCAATTGCTGCTCAATGCCGACTGGCCGGGCAACATTCGACAGCTCATTAACGTGGTGAAACAATGCGCCAACCTGAGTAACACCAAGATTATCTCAGACACGCTGGTAAAAACTCGAATTGATTACAACGAAGACTCTCTACCGCCACTGAGCAATGCTCATCGGGATTTTGAGCGCGAATACTTGGTTGAGGTGCTAAAGCGTACTAATGGCAATGTGACGCGCGCCGCAGATCTGGCGCAACGCAACCGCACTGAATTCCATCGACTACTTAATAAGCATAAGATCGAAGCTAAATCGTTTAGACAAAATCCTTAG
- the gcvT gene encoding glycine cleavage system aminomethyltransferase GcvT, with product MNDLSDEMLQWCAIQRFAAGASMSDPSSLLTTPLYDLHTSLNAKIVDFGGWALPVNYGSQIDEHHAVRNACGMFDVSHMTVSDINGADTIPFLRQLLANDIAKVTNTPGKALYSCMLNEQGGVIDDLITYYMSDTHCRLVTNAATNAKDMAWVATQASGFDITFTEQPELALIAVQGPDALAKCAEILPAEFANIVGELSRFEGRYWGTEFVGRTGYTGEDGVEFIVSADLAKQLWSAFIEAGVQPCGLGARDTLRLESGMALHGNDLDETHTPLESGLEWTVSLKEERDFVGKQALIEPSEKNLVGLILTDRGVLRGHQSVVLDDQVIGEVTSGTYSPTLEQSIALARVDKKLEIGQTVQIAVRQKHLNAVVARFPFVKNGSATN from the coding sequence TTGAATGATCTCAGCGATGAGATGCTGCAGTGGTGCGCCATTCAACGTTTCGCCGCCGGTGCCTCTATGTCCGATCCCTCCAGTCTTTTAACAACTCCGCTATATGACCTACACACATCACTCAACGCCAAAATAGTCGATTTTGGTGGCTGGGCGCTACCAGTTAATTATGGTTCTCAGATAGATGAGCACCATGCCGTGCGCAACGCATGTGGCATGTTTGATGTTTCACATATGACTGTCTCCGACATCAATGGCGCAGACACCATCCCGTTTCTCCGCCAGCTGTTAGCAAACGATATTGCCAAAGTCACCAACACGCCCGGCAAAGCACTTTACAGCTGCATGCTGAATGAACAAGGCGGTGTCATCGATGACCTAATCACGTACTACATGAGCGACACCCATTGCCGCTTAGTAACTAACGCCGCCACCAATGCAAAAGACATGGCATGGGTTGCCACACAGGCATCCGGCTTTGACATCACCTTTACCGAACAGCCAGAGCTGGCGCTAATAGCTGTTCAAGGCCCCGACGCATTAGCAAAATGTGCCGAAATACTGCCCGCCGAATTTGCTAATATCGTCGGAGAGCTATCGCGTTTTGAAGGCCGCTATTGGGGTACAGAATTCGTTGGCCGGACTGGATACACCGGTGAAGACGGTGTCGAATTCATTGTCTCAGCCGATCTAGCCAAGCAACTCTGGAGTGCTTTTATAGAAGCCGGAGTACAACCTTGCGGACTTGGCGCACGTGATACCCTGCGCCTTGAGTCAGGCATGGCATTACACGGCAACGATCTAGATGAAACGCATACACCGTTAGAGTCAGGTTTGGAATGGACTGTTAGCTTGAAGGAAGAACGCGACTTTGTTGGTAAACAAGCACTGATAGAGCCGTCTGAAAAAAACCTAGTAGGCTTAATTTTGACTGACCGTGGTGTATTGCGTGGCCACCAATCTGTGGTACTAGATGATCAAGTGATTGGCGAAGTGACCAGCGGAACCTATTCCCCCACGCTTGAGCAATCTATTGCACTGGCACGCGTCGATAAAAAGCTCGAGATTGGCCAAACCGTGCAAATTGCCGTTAGACAAAAACATTTAAATGCAGTGGTTGCGCGATTTCCGTTTGTCAAAAACGGCTCAGCAACCAACTAA